Proteins from one Natrinema salinisoli genomic window:
- the hemA gene encoding glutamyl-tRNA reductase → MSTGVVTAGRVTHRSGNVDQLAAVSPESQDAAVAALLTVPDIEEAYVLSTCNRVEAYVVGSDHAVGRAALEEFFAGIDDEAIVTTDHDESLRHLLRVAAGLESVILGEDQIIGQVRTAYEDARDADGIGSMLESAVTKAIHVGERARTETEINEGVVSLGSAATRRVAKEIDLEGAFSLVVGAGEMGQLAARSLAAAGVDELVVANRTVAHAEHLIDDITDETDVTATAAPLEALDTVATRADVVVAATGSEEPVLERRHFADGDATGAEPEQVVVDLGQPRDVAPAATALPSVCVFDLDDLESITDETREQRADAAREVEAIIDREFDLLCEQYKRARADEAIAAMYESAERIKEREVDTALSHFDGEVTEDQREVVESMADSLVNQLLAPPTKSLREAAAEDDWSTIHTALQLFNPEFDADDGAFAPPTAVTGANGEAGIGATDDD, encoded by the coding sequence ATGTCGACCGGGGTCGTGACTGCCGGGCGGGTAACCCACAGGAGTGGAAACGTCGACCAACTGGCTGCCGTCAGCCCCGAGAGTCAGGACGCCGCAGTCGCGGCACTCCTGACCGTTCCCGACATCGAAGAGGCGTACGTCCTCTCGACGTGCAATCGGGTCGAGGCGTACGTCGTCGGCTCGGACCACGCCGTCGGCCGCGCCGCCCTCGAGGAATTTTTCGCCGGTATCGACGACGAGGCCATCGTGACGACCGACCACGACGAGAGTCTCCGGCATCTGCTTCGGGTGGCCGCCGGGCTCGAGTCCGTGATCCTCGGCGAGGATCAGATCATCGGCCAGGTCCGGACCGCCTACGAGGACGCCCGCGACGCCGACGGCATCGGCTCGATGCTCGAATCCGCCGTCACGAAGGCGATTCACGTCGGCGAACGGGCCCGTACCGAGACCGAAATCAACGAAGGCGTCGTGTCGCTGGGTTCGGCCGCGACGCGACGCGTTGCAAAGGAGATCGATCTCGAGGGTGCGTTCTCACTGGTCGTCGGGGCCGGCGAGATGGGACAGCTCGCCGCGCGCAGTCTGGCCGCGGCCGGCGTCGACGAACTCGTCGTCGCCAACCGAACGGTCGCCCACGCGGAACACCTCATCGACGACATTACGGACGAGACCGACGTCACGGCGACGGCCGCACCGCTCGAGGCACTCGATACCGTCGCGACCCGTGCCGACGTCGTCGTGGCGGCAACCGGTAGCGAGGAACCGGTACTCGAGCGTCGCCATTTCGCGGACGGCGACGCGACCGGGGCCGAACCGGAGCAGGTGGTCGTCGACCTCGGGCAGCCCCGCGACGTCGCCCCGGCGGCGACCGCGCTACCCTCGGTGTGCGTCTTCGACCTGGACGACCTCGAGTCGATCACCGACGAGACCCGCGAGCAGCGAGCCGACGCCGCTCGCGAGGTTGAGGCGATTATCGACCGCGAATTCGACCTGCTCTGCGAGCAGTACAAGCGGGCCCGCGCCGACGAGGCGATCGCGGCGATGTACGAATCGGCGGAGCGGATCAAGGAACGGGAGGTCGACACCGCGCTGTCACACTTCGACGGCGAGGTTACCGAGGACCAGCGCGAGGTCGTCGAATCGATGGCCGACTCGCTGGTCAACCAGTTGCTCGCTCCGCCGACGAAGAGTCTACGGGAGGCGGCCGCCGAGGACGACTGGAGTACGATCCATACCGCGCTCCAGCTGTTCAATCCGGAGTTCGACGCGGACGACGGCGCGTTCGCACCACCCACAGCCGTCACCGGCGCGAACGGCGAGGCGGGGATCGGCGCGACTGACGACGATTGA
- a CDS encoding ABC transporter substrate-binding protein: protein MTTIDISSQQAAIDEFQGDPGDRPVLRARFEHNGSPRYMLYTIKRFGYDHDHGFHLDLQLVSDELDEGRETVEAKLQEGDADLIDIDYISTARERAAGAPIVAFHPCGQTVSGLVAPTDSPIEGLEDLSRHRIGVVRRLDKNWILVRAACREFHGFDPDETATPVEAGSKVELTRLLEDGEVDAILQFWQIVPEIVETGPYREVLRMSRLVDRLADAGTEADADRPIPVSTFLTSEAYLDAHPDAVRGFQGAYRDAVERLQRDDELWDEIGEQLMYESDPAVVRAVRDRWREMVVPDWDETTVEGMERLFDHLGSVAGADALGIDDLPDGLFRTDLEVEA, encoded by the coding sequence ATGACAACCATCGACATCAGTTCCCAGCAGGCCGCGATCGACGAGTTCCAGGGCGACCCGGGCGATCGACCCGTCCTGCGTGCACGATTCGAACACAACGGCAGCCCGCGGTATATGCTGTACACGATCAAGCGGTTCGGCTACGACCACGACCACGGCTTCCACCTCGATCTGCAGCTCGTCTCCGACGAACTCGACGAGGGCCGCGAGACCGTCGAGGCGAAACTCCAGGAGGGCGACGCCGATCTGATCGACATCGATTACATCTCGACGGCCCGCGAGCGCGCGGCGGGCGCGCCGATCGTGGCCTTCCACCCCTGCGGCCAGACGGTCAGCGGGCTGGTCGCGCCGACCGACTCGCCGATCGAGGGACTCGAGGATCTCTCCAGGCACCGAATAGGCGTCGTCAGACGCCTCGACAAGAACTGGATCCTCGTCCGGGCGGCCTGTCGGGAGTTTCACGGCTTCGACCCCGACGAAACCGCCACGCCGGTCGAAGCCGGATCGAAGGTCGAACTCACCCGGCTGCTCGAGGACGGAGAGGTCGACGCGATCCTGCAGTTCTGGCAGATCGTCCCGGAGATCGTCGAGACCGGTCCCTACCGCGAGGTGCTGCGGATGTCGCGGCTCGTGGACCGCCTCGCCGACGCCGGGACCGAGGCCGACGCCGATCGGCCGATCCCCGTCTCGACGTTCCTGACGAGCGAGGCGTATCTCGACGCGCATCCGGATGCAGTCCGTGGGTTTCAAGGTGCCTATCGGGACGCCGTCGAACGGCTGCAGCGGGACGACGAGCTCTGGGATGAGATCGGCGAGCAACTCATGTACGAGAGCGACCCCGCGGTCGTCCGCGCCGTCCGCGACCGGTGGCGCGAGATGGTCGTTCCGGACTGGGACGAGACCACCGTCGAGGGGATGGAGCGCCTGTTCGACCACCTCGGATCCGTCGCGGGCGCGGACGCGCTCGGCATCGACGACCTCCCCGACGGACTGTTCCGGACCGACCTCGAGGTGGAGGCGTGA
- a CDS encoding ABC transporter substrate-binding protein, with translation MTVPEPVSFQLNWEPNGFQSPYFLAREEGFYREEGLEIQFVEGHGSPYAAERAARGDADIALAGASAVLAKQSEGFAPLAVAAVTQKTPAAVYTLRDVFGEPLSEPEQLAGRTVAPSATKTRILTAQLLENAGIRDEVDLLDVDPHTHHRVQHKVIDGTVDAAVGVVTNGIEIGRERDRTPDELPIGEYLDIYGMTLVTGPEFAAERSKTVRSFLRATARGWAAATRDPERAIDVLVDRNATLERNRDIERLKFETAAHQLQFTLHVRTHGWGAQDPDRWYRLGETLSETALLDGDIDPNAAWTDSLRPDDPVVTEYADRVRSTTE, from the coding sequence GTGACCGTTCCCGAACCGGTCTCGTTCCAGCTCAACTGGGAGCCGAACGGCTTCCAGTCGCCGTACTTCCTCGCCCGCGAGGAGGGGTTCTACCGCGAGGAGGGCCTCGAGATCCAGTTCGTCGAGGGCCACGGCTCGCCGTACGCGGCCGAACGCGCCGCCCGCGGCGACGCGGATATCGCCCTCGCCGGTGCGAGCGCCGTGCTGGCAAAACAGAGCGAGGGGTTCGCCCCGCTCGCGGTCGCCGCGGTGACCCAGAAGACGCCGGCGGCCGTCTACACCCTCCGGGACGTCTTCGGCGAACCGCTCTCCGAACCCGAGCAACTCGCCGGTCGGACCGTCGCGCCCTCCGCGACGAAAACGCGAATCCTCACCGCCCAGTTGCTCGAGAACGCGGGCATCCGGGACGAGGTCGACCTTCTCGACGTCGATCCGCATACGCACCACCGCGTCCAGCATAAGGTGATCGACGGGACGGTCGACGCCGCGGTCGGCGTGGTCACCAACGGGATCGAAATCGGCCGGGAACGCGATCGGACGCCCGACGAACTCCCGATCGGCGAGTATCTGGATATCTACGGGATGACGCTCGTCACCGGTCCCGAATTCGCGGCCGAACGATCGAAGACGGTTCGATCCTTCCTGCGGGCGACCGCCCGGGGCTGGGCCGCCGCGACTCGGGACCCGGAGCGTGCGATCGACGTGCTGGTCGACCGAAACGCGACGCTCGAGCGCAATAGGGACATCGAGCGCCTCAAGTTCGAAACCGCCGCACACCAGTTACAGTTCACGCTGCACGTCCGAACGCACGGGTGGGGCGCGCAGGATCCGGACCGCTGGTATCGACTCGGCGAGACGCTTTCCGAAACGGCCCTGCTCGACGGCGATATCGATCCGAATGCGGCGTGGACCGACTCGCTCCGGCCCGACGACCCGGTCGTGACCGAGTACGCCGATCGAGTTCGATCGACGACGGAGTAA
- a CDS encoding DUF7344 domain-containing protein — MVETDSDSSGDHRHSGLEDETVIGSKMGDGGAADLDELLRILSHHRRRCILYCLDAADHRDVETLAKRVATRLERTVPDDRDEVRYDDIKLSLVHVDIPMLEDADVISYDQRRGDLCLDCPPTRIEPLLETCAALDPCAETDDGRESDELEAASSYDR, encoded by the coding sequence ATGGTCGAGACGGATTCGGATTCCAGCGGTGATCACCGGCACAGCGGCCTCGAGGATGAAACCGTCATCGGGTCGAAGATGGGCGATGGCGGAGCGGCCGATCTCGACGAACTGTTACGGATACTGAGTCATCACCGCCGCCGGTGTATTCTCTACTGTCTGGATGCCGCGGACCATCGAGACGTAGAGACGCTCGCGAAACGCGTCGCGACCCGGTTGGAACGAACGGTCCCCGACGATCGTGATGAGGTCAGATACGACGACATCAAGCTCTCGCTCGTCCACGTCGACATCCCGATGTTGGAGGATGCGGACGTTATTTCCTACGATCAGCGACGCGGCGATCTGTGTCTCGACTGTCCGCCGACACGCATCGAACCCCTTCTCGAAACGTGTGCCGCACTCGACCCGTGTGCCGAGACGGACGACGGACGCGAGAGCGACGAGTTGGAAGCCGCATCGTCGTACGACCGGTGA
- a CDS encoding DUF5778 family protein produces the protein MADTNSDALDEDLYQRTKALLEPGDIALNGAVVHTDYDGQEDVKMMQATIDVGDVIAEHSGHDPTDCYVYSGNDDPDFSSNQHQGLTLEDEEFVWECQQLLREGSFDIVIYYEASADHEAILEDIRELGFDVTGVEGED, from the coding sequence ATGGCAGACACGAACTCCGACGCGCTCGACGAAGATCTCTACCAGCGCACCAAGGCACTGCTCGAGCCCGGCGACATCGCCCTCAACGGGGCGGTCGTCCACACCGACTACGACGGGCAGGAAGACGTCAAGATGATGCAGGCGACGATCGACGTCGGCGACGTTATCGCCGAACACTCCGGGCACGACCCGACCGATTGCTACGTCTACTCGGGCAACGACGACCCCGATTTCTCCTCGAACCAGCATCAGGGGCTGACCCTCGAGGACGAGGAATTCGTCTGGGAGTGCCAGCAACTGCTCCGTGAGGGCAGCTTCGACATCGTCATCTACTACGAAGCGAGCGCGGACCACGAGGCGATCCTCGAGGACATTCGGGAACTGGGCTTCGACGTGACGGGCGTCGAAGGGGAGGACTAA
- the uppS gene encoding polyprenyl diphosphate synthase, translated as MKRWLRQRVDAAYERLLSREISGAPTHVAVIQDGNRRYARRQGDDAHDGHRAGAQTTERVLEWCQDIGVEELTLYAFSTENFERPEEENEALFDLLCEKLREFAEADRVHENEVCIRAIGETDMLPERVQDAVDYAERQTRGYDRFVLNIALAYGGRSRLLNATRSVADGVADGDLEPDDIGVEEIERRLYDQPVRDVDLIIRTGGDERTSNFLPWHANGNEAAVFFCTPYWPEFSKADFLRGIRTYEYREESWRRTRARRALALLGAISEPELAEARSVVDRFRDSLPTAERPDAEELETGDSSGRAAD; from the coding sequence ATGAAGCGGTGGCTCCGTCAGCGCGTCGACGCGGCATACGAGCGCCTGCTCTCCAGGGAGATCTCCGGCGCACCGACCCACGTCGCGGTGATTCAGGACGGTAACCGACGGTACGCCCGGAGACAGGGTGATGACGCCCACGACGGGCACCGTGCCGGTGCCCAGACGACCGAGCGCGTGCTCGAGTGGTGTCAGGACATCGGCGTCGAGGAACTGACGCTGTACGCGTTCTCGACGGAGAACTTCGAGCGCCCGGAGGAAGAAAACGAGGCCCTGTTCGATCTCCTCTGCGAGAAACTCCGCGAGTTCGCGGAGGCCGATCGCGTCCACGAGAACGAGGTCTGTATTCGCGCGATCGGCGAGACCGACATGCTCCCGGAGCGAGTCCAGGATGCGGTCGACTACGCTGAGCGGCAGACTCGAGGCTACGATCGATTCGTCCTGAACATCGCGCTCGCGTACGGCGGCCGGTCGCGGCTCCTCAACGCCACCCGCAGCGTCGCCGACGGGGTCGCTGACGGCGATCTCGAGCCCGACGACATCGGCGTCGAGGAGATCGAACGGCGACTGTACGACCAGCCGGTGCGGGACGTCGACCTGATCATCCGGACCGGTGGCGACGAACGGACCTCGAACTTCCTTCCCTGGCACGCGAACGGCAACGAAGCCGCCGTCTTCTTCTGTACGCCCTACTGGCCGGAGTTCTCCAAGGCGGACTTTCTCCGGGGGATCCGCACGTACGAATACCGCGAGGAATCCTGGCGTCGGACCCGCGCACGGCGCGCGCTGGCCCTGCTGGGCGCCATCAGCGAACCGGAGCTCGCCGAAGCCCGCTCGGTCGTCGACCGCTTTCGCGACTCGCTTCCCACGGCCGAACGACCCGACGCCGAAGAGCTCGAGACGGGCGACTCGAGCGGCCGGGCTGCGGACTAA
- a CDS encoding precorrin-2 dehydrogenase/sirohydrochlorin ferrochelatase family protein: MIPLLHDFTDATVLVVGGGPVGARKARRFAREAQVVVVSPAFADRDFDEAELIRAAPTADEIPAWLERTTPALVVAATDDEAINEAVADAARERGVLVNRADRSGEREVDSVVVPATVREDPVTVAVATGGTAPALSKYLRQELEGTLDGAGEMARVCAGLREELKARDVAVDRRREIVTDVVNSPDVWTALRTGTSNCPQVIEDVLGEELATEGDRP, translated from the coding sequence ATGATACCACTACTGCACGATTTCACGGACGCGACGGTGCTCGTCGTCGGCGGCGGTCCGGTCGGGGCCCGGAAAGCGCGACGGTTCGCCCGCGAGGCGCAGGTGGTCGTCGTCAGCCCCGCCTTCGCGGATCGGGACTTCGACGAGGCCGAACTGATTCGTGCCGCACCGACCGCCGACGAGATCCCGGCGTGGCTCGAGCGAACGACGCCCGCGCTGGTCGTCGCCGCGACGGACGACGAGGCGATCAACGAGGCCGTCGCCGATGCGGCCCGCGAGCGAGGCGTGCTCGTCAACCGGGCGGATCGGTCGGGAGAGCGCGAGGTTGACAGCGTCGTCGTTCCCGCGACCGTACGCGAGGATCCGGTGACCGTCGCGGTCGCGACCGGCGGGACGGCACCCGCACTGAGCAAGTATCTCCGGCAGGAACTCGAGGGGACGCTCGACGGAGCCGGCGAGATGGCACGGGTCTGTGCGGGATTGCGCGAGGAGCTCAAGGCGCGCGACGTGGCCGTCGACCGACGGCGGGAGATCGTTACGGATGTCGTCAATTCTCCGGATGTTTGGACAGCTTTACGTACGGGTACTTCCAACTGTCCGCAAGTGATCGAGGACGTGCTCGGCGAGGAGCTAGCAACCGAGGGGGATCGGCCGTGA
- a CDS encoding HAD family hydrolase, which yields MDLEREYDFWLLDLDGTLVDVEWSYTRDVFDRVGDRLGRKFTDREADILWNGLTGSRDRQLEEWGVDPGSFWEAFHDEEDPLVRAEQTYLHEDAAFVAELDAPVGLVTHCQEFLCEPVLDNLGIRDWFDARLCCTEETGWKPDPGPVQRVMTDLGVAHNGHLGVLAGDGANDVGAAWNAGLDAIHVERVGHERRGQCVLGDYRVRSFDELY from the coding sequence ATGGACCTCGAGCGTGAGTACGACTTCTGGCTGCTCGACCTCGACGGGACGCTCGTCGACGTCGAGTGGTCCTACACTCGCGACGTGTTCGACCGGGTCGGCGACCGGCTCGGCCGCAAGTTCACCGACCGGGAGGCCGATATCCTCTGGAACGGCCTGACCGGCTCTCGGGACCGGCAACTCGAGGAGTGGGGCGTCGACCCCGGATCCTTCTGGGAGGCGTTCCACGACGAGGAGGATCCGCTGGTGCGAGCCGAACAGACCTATCTCCACGAGGACGCCGCGTTCGTCGCGGAGCTCGACGCTCCGGTCGGATTGGTCACGCACTGTCAGGAGTTCCTCTGCGAGCCGGTCCTCGACAACCTCGGAATCCGCGACTGGTTCGACGCGCGGCTGTGTTGCACCGAGGAGACGGGCTGGAAGCCCGATCCGGGACCCGTCCAGCGGGTGATGACCGACCTCGGTGTCGCTCACAACGGCCACCTGGGCGTCCTCGCCGGTGACGGGGCGAACGACGTCGGCGCGGCCTGGAACGCCGGCCTCGATGCGATCCACGTCGAACGGGTCGGTCACGAACGGCGGGGTCAGTGCGTGCTGGGCGACTACCGCGTCCGCTCGTTCGACGAACTGTATTGA
- a CDS encoding Lrp/AsnC family transcriptional regulator, translated as MSTDVDLTERERAVVNAFQGGFPVVERPFEPAATAMRDRGVDIDASELLEIVRDLDERGVLSRFGSLVNAQEIGGAATLVAMHAPDDRFDEIVDQVNDHREVAHNYEREHPHLNVWFVVSVAEEDRVEEVLAEIEAETGQETYNLPKRQEFRVEAKFYVDGPFDGDGDVDAAGIDCTELGPDVTPTDESALSPAERDLVLEIQDGFPLTETPYADIAEAIGQDVQWVLETIARFDREGKIRRIGVVPNHYALGYTENGMTVWNVPDEVVPQVGPDVASLPFVTHCYRRPRHEGVWPYNFFAMTHGRSEEESQRRIEQVRDTMSEHWDVADGDWDSLFSTQILKKTGIRMAARADANTRER; from the coding sequence ATGAGCACGGACGTCGACCTCACGGAACGCGAGCGGGCGGTCGTCAACGCCTTTCAGGGCGGATTTCCCGTCGTGGAACGGCCCTTCGAGCCGGCCGCGACAGCCATGCGCGACCGCGGGGTCGACATCGACGCGTCGGAACTGCTCGAGATCGTTCGCGACCTCGACGAGCGGGGCGTCCTCTCCCGATTCGGGTCGCTCGTCAACGCCCAGGAGATCGGCGGCGCGGCGACCCTCGTCGCCATGCACGCCCCCGACGACCGGTTCGACGAGATCGTCGATCAGGTCAACGACCACCGCGAGGTGGCCCACAACTACGAGCGCGAACATCCGCACCTGAACGTCTGGTTCGTCGTGAGCGTCGCCGAGGAGGACCGCGTCGAGGAGGTGCTGGCCGAAATCGAAGCCGAAACGGGACAGGAAACGTACAACCTGCCCAAACGGCAGGAGTTCCGCGTCGAGGCCAAGTTCTACGTCGACGGGCCGTTCGACGGCGACGGGGACGTCGACGCCGCCGGAATCGACTGCACCGAACTCGGACCGGATGTCACGCCGACCGACGAGTCCGCGCTCTCACCGGCCGAACGGGACCTCGTCCTCGAGATCCAGGACGGCTTCCCCCTGACCGAAACGCCGTACGCGGACATAGCGGAGGCGATCGGCCAGGACGTCCAGTGGGTGCTCGAGACGATCGCGCGATTCGATCGCGAGGGGAAGATCCGACGGATCGGCGTCGTACCGAACCACTACGCGCTGGGCTACACGGAGAACGGAATGACGGTCTGGAACGTCCCGGACGAGGTCGTTCCCCAAGTCGGCCCCGACGTCGCCTCGCTGCCGTTCGTGACGCACTGTTACCGGCGGCCGCGCCACGAGGGGGTCTGGCCGTACAACTTCTTCGCGATGACCCACGGCCGCAGCGAAGAAGAGAGCCAGCGACGCATCGAACAGGTTCGCGATACCATGAGCGAGCACTGGGACGTGGCCGACGGGGACTGGGATTCGCTGTTTTCGACGCAAATATTGAAGAAGACCGGCATTCGGATGGCAGCGCGCGCCGATGCGAACACGAGGGAGCGGTAA
- a CDS encoding glutathione S-transferase N-terminal domain-containing protein — translation MLELYQAESCPHSADVRQKLTDLGVSYVIHNPRRPGNEGGDVRNDWTHEAMIDLGGEDAIPFLVDTDREESLYESDEIVDYLEEHYG, via the coding sequence ATGCTCGAACTCTACCAGGCGGAGAGCTGTCCTCACAGCGCGGACGTCCGGCAAAAACTGACCGATCTCGGCGTCTCGTACGTAATTCACAACCCTCGACGGCCCGGCAACGAGGGTGGCGACGTACGCAACGACTGGACCCACGAGGCGATGATTGACCTCGGCGGCGAAGACGCGATTCCGTTTCTCGTCGACACCGACCGCGAAGAATCCCTCTACGAGAGCGACGAAATCGTCGACTACCTCGAGGAACACTACGGGTAG